CGCCGATCAGGCCGCGATAGTCGGTCAGTACCGGCAGGTCGCGCCCGTCGTTCAGGGTCTGGGGCGACAGGGCGACCTGCTCGCCCGCCATGCGCCCGCCCGCAACACCGCCGCCCAGCACCCAATAGATGCTGCCATGGCCATGATCGGTCCCCTTCGCGCCATTTTCGCGAAAGGTGCGGCCGAATTCGGACACTACGACCACCGTCGTCGTCCGCCAGGCTTCAGGCCCGATCGCATCGGCAAAGGCGACCAGCCCCTGTCCCAGATCGCCGATCCTGCTGGCCAGCGCGCCGGTCAGCCCGCCCTGATTGACATGGGTGTCCCATCCGCCGACATCGACGAAGGCCAGATTATAATGGCTCTGCATCAGCGTGCCGATGCGTTGCGCCGCCAGCTGAAACCCCTTGCTCGTCACCGCGCCACGGCCAGACGCCTTCATTTCCTCGTCCAGCGTCTGGAAGGCCATGTCGCGGACCTGGAAGCCTTCCTTCACGGACTGGGCCAGTCCTGCATGGCTCTGATACATGCTTTCGATCAGCTGCGCCTGCCGCGGATTGACCGGCTTGCCGACATTGGCGAGCGCCAGATTGGGAATGGGGCTGCCGCTGCCGCGAAAGCAGAGCGGCAACTGGTCGGTAAAGGCGATCGACGTGCCCTGTCGTCCCGTCACGCCGGCCAGGCGCGCCATAAATCCTGACGTATAGTCGCGCCGTTGACCGACCGGCTGCCCCATTTCGATCGTGTCCTGGGTTTCGAAATGGCTGCGGCTCACGTCATTGGTGCCGGCAAAGGGGATGAAGGCGATCTGTTTCTTCTGCCAGAGGGGCAGGATGCTCTGCCTGAGCGCCGGGTGCAGGCTCCATTCGCTGTCCAGCGGGATGGGCGTTTTGGCATCATGCGGATCGGGCTTGCCAAGGCCGATGGTGGGGCGCGCCTCATAATAGAAATCGGTGCCGGTCGGGATGACGACGTTAAGCGCGTCATAGGCGCCGCGCAGGAACACGACGAGCAGC
This portion of the Sphingobium sp. HWE2-09 genome encodes:
- a CDS encoding DUF1501 domain-containing protein: LLVVFLRGAYDALNVVIPTGTDFYYEARPTIGLGKPDPHDAKTPIPLDSEWSLHPALRQSILPLWQKKQIAFIPFAGTNDVSRSHFETQDTIEMGQPVGQRRDYTSGFMARLAGVTGRQGTSIAFTDQLPLCFRGSGSPIPNLALANVGKPVNPRQAQLIESMYQSHAGLAQSVKEGFQVRDMAFQTLDEEMKASGRGAVTSKGFQLAAQRIGTLMQSHYNLAFVDVGGWDTHVNQGGLTGALASRIGDLGQGLVAFADAIGPEAWRTTTVVVVSEFGRTFRENGAKGTDHGHGSIYWVLGGGVAGGRMAGEQVALSPQTLNDGRDLPVLTDYRGLIGGLAMQQFGLNAGQMGKVFPGAAPVNLRLL